The segment TTGCAACAGACGGGGAGCTAGTACTGCTACAGGAGCTGTTAGATGACACTGATATTAACACTGTCAATTCAGCCAATGAGACTCTTTTACACGTAGCTGCTGAAAATGGTCACCTGCCCATCATTGAGCTCTTGATCCGTAAAGGAGCCAGACTGGACCTGCAGGATAATGAAGGTCACACAGCTCTTCACAGAGCAGCCAGAAGGGGTCACACTGAGATAGTCGCTGCCCTCATACAAGCTGGGGCCCCTATCTATGCTCAGGATGTAGACGGCAAAACCCCCGTTCACCTGGCAGCGGAAAATGAACACCTGAACTCTGTGAAAGTCCTGGTGAAGGAGGAGGCCAAGCAGTCTGTGAGCCACACACAGGACATGTTTCTTCACACAGCAGCCGTAGAGGATAACTGGAGgctggctgagctgctgctgcagagcggGGCCGCTGTCAATGCCAGAAACAGCCATAAAAAAGCAGCTCTGTTTTATGCAGTTTCCAGGAACAATGAGAAAACAGTGACTGTCCTTCTAGACGCAGGGGCTGAAGCTGACTATGATGTTATAAATGAAGCCATTAAGCTCAAACAAGAATCAGTTCTCCGTCTGTTGCTTGGTGAGTCTCTTCACGGAAGACTATGATACTTCTAATATTATTTCACAACTTAAAGTATGCTATGTCACCATGCAGcagactgcttttttttttttagatatgaATAGCACATAAATAAAGCACAAAGCTGCAAACATACACTCACACTGTGTCTTGTTTGGATCATAGATAACCCCAGAGGAGCTCCGAGTGAAGACACGCTGGGCTCTGCTCTCTTCTCAGCTGTTAAACAGAACCGTGATGGAGTGGTGACCACTCTCATAGACAGCGGAGCAAATGTGAATATGTTGGACAAACAAGGCTACACTCCTCTCCTGTTGTCAGCTGAGCTGGGGCACACTGAAGTCTTAAGGTACCTGTCCAACAAGGACTCAGTGTTGTTAAGACACTTACCAGCAGGGGGTGCCAGTGTGAGTGATTGTTGATTTTTACACAAAGTGGCTTTAAATTGTGcttttgttatatattttttctgatttttgcacacaggaagtgacaaaCCATGACATGAACAATAACAGAACATAGAAACATATCTAAGTAATATCCATCACACACAGCACATACTAAATGACACAAATATGGGGGTATAATCTATATCTCTATAGTCTATGTCCACTGCTGCAGCTCTTTCTCTTTACTGGTTATGTCTTTACATGCATCCAGTATGACTTTGTTGGTGAGCATAAGCTGCCAGCTTAATTGCTAATAAGTCCATATTTACTCTGAGTCAGTTTTTCAGTTCATTAACTATTTGCATATCTTAAAGGGAAACACTGCAGAATTTCAATATGTTGTTTCCATGGTCTAGGAAAGTTCAACCAATATTTACATGACCTTCTCTCtcttaaagccagaaaccaAGTTGAGATGCCATCAGATAACAGataatgaatgggagcctgattttcaattcaattcagttttatttataaagcccaatatcacaaatcacaatttgcctcagagggctttacagcatacaacatctctctgtccttggaccctcacagtggaagtggaaaatggtggaaacctcaggaagagcaactgaggagggaccCCTCCTTCAGGGCACACAGATGTGCAACTGATGCcgtgtgtacagaacagatcaacataataaatctacagtaatccatatgacaacatgatacataaagagagggcgagacagagagagatgcaaggCAGTCATGACAATATCTACAATtacactgattttattttataataataataatggtattTTGGTAGCATACATGTTATAAGTATATATATTAACTAGTCCATATCCATTGGTAGCtctgtcaccttctacctatgccagtcctcaatgcctatgtgcagtttcacatagattgaccacgtcagtgagtagaaaaacgtgggacagacagaatgactgactgacagaatgacacactgacagtttccgtgattatgtacagcataccataccatgacttagtcataccaaacattagacaacaacaccaacattggtccgcagggggagccacagcgatcggtcgcattttagccattttgaagcatttttctgttgttatagcgccacccagttgccaattagagttaaatttctccagtcaccttgaggcgtcctgttctacatatctaccaagtttagtaaaaatccatatggcggttaggcctNNNNNNNNNNNNNNNNNNNNNNNNNNNNNNNNNNNNNNNNNNNNNNNNNNNNNNNNNNNNNNNNNNNNNNNNNNNNNNNNNNatttcaatgggttgctatagcgcccccctttggccaattgatgtaatattgcttcattggcatcctcccatgaccctctaccactgtgccaaattttacatggattgaccaagtcagtgaggagagaaacgtggaacagacacacagacagagttttctcattatatagtaagatatatgaggctgagttagtgacatgcagtaaagggAATAGAAAAGAACCAAAACCTAGAATCCAagatgagagacagagaaggagagaaggggctcAGTTTATCATAGGAGGTCCCTTTTCCTAcacccaaatgagctttttctatagtagtgttctcagttctttAAACTCAGAACATTCCCTGGGTGTCATCTATAACTTTGTTCCCAATTCATtatctgtggagcagctccagactttgtacccatgacatcacaaatttgagttgtAGCACTaagttttggatttgggagagttgttcatgttaatCATAGAAATAATATATGAATTTATAgtagtgatttttttctttcttttttttttatttcagagtgCTGGTAGCCAAACAGGCCAAACTTGATGCTACTTTATCCGACCTGTCCTCAGTGTTGCACCTGGCTGTCCACAGTGGCTCTGTGCCCATAGTGCAGACATTACTGGAAACAGGATTAGAGCCCAACATCGCTGGACCTAAAGCCCAAACCCCTTTACACCTGGCAGCTCAGTGCAATAGGCCAGAATTAGTGGATGTGTTGTTAAGAGCTGGAGCTCAGGTAAAAGCAGTTAGTCATTAGTGTCCATTTAGTAGATTTTTCTTAATGTTTCTGGAGACTGAGAGTTGTGTGTCATTTCTTTAGGTGAATGCGGTAGCCCAGGATGGGCTGACCCCTCTGCATGTAGCCAGCCAGCAGGGCCATGCAGACACAGTGATCCCGCTTCTTCAAGGAAAGGCCGACCCAGGAATGAAAGACAGGCTGGGGAGGACAGCCTTGCACTGGGCAGCCTCTTCCCAGGGAGAAAACTGTGTGGTAGACTTGCTGCTGTCAGCTAAAGCCAACCCAAACACCACTGATAACGAGAAGAAAACTGCCCTCCACTTCGCTGCTATGGAGGGAAAAGTGCATGCTGTGACCTCACTGTTGTCCCACAAGGCAAAGGGAGGAGCTAAAGACATGGATGGCTCCACACCTCTTCATTACGCAGCAGCTGGCGGGCATGCCAGCGCAGTATCAGCCCTTCTACAATTACTTAATAACAAAGGCATAGAGGAGAGGAATGCATGGAGGAAAACGCCGCTCCATGGTGCAGCTGAGAGGGGCCACGACAGTGTGGTGGTGCTGCTCCTGGAGACCGGGGCAAAGATCAACAGCACAGATCAAAGTAAAGACACTCctctgcactgtgctgcacGAGGTGGACACCAGGAGGCAGTGAAGAGGCTTGTAAACTGGGGCCAGGCTGGGCTCGTGGGACGGCAGAAGACGGCGAGTCTGCAGGCTACAAATAATGTGGGGAAGACACCTCTGCAGGTGGCAGAGAGTGGAGACACCCCAGAACACGAGAGCATTGCTACTTTACTCAAGAGGAAGATGTTTCTTATCAAATAAAGGGAGAGGAGTTTACAGAGCAAACAACAGGAACTGGAAATATAAAGTCAGCATAATGATCTTTTATCTTATCACAAGTTCAGGGACTCCACTCtatcattattttttgcataattcatgataaaaacaaataaacaaacaaataaagaaataaaagcataaaagacgcctttctagtcttctgaccagtGAACGTGCTTTTACACTTTatatcacattcacccattcacacactggtggctgaagctaccacatggtgccacctgctactgagtaaccattcacacactctcacacaccagtggaacagccatcgggagcaattcggggttcagtattttgcccaacatcgacatgcggactggaggagccgatGTTCGTGGTGCCTCTAAACCACAGCTGCCCCAAAATCAAATGTTGGTTGCTCAGGGCTATTAAAGCAAATATATGGTAATAAACCCTCCTTTCCCATGTCCAGAACTCTCCGTGTCAATAAAGTTTTTCTTGATATCTGAACCAAATACAACCCCAGTTCTGGAACAAACCTCTTTTTGGTTTAAATGATGACCCAgtgtaaagaataaaaataatgtgacGCTAAAAGTACCCACTGTTTTCTAGTTTAATGTATGACCCAATTGAAATATTAACATGACTTTGTTACAGGGTCAAAATAACCGCATGTTAATGGGCTGAGTAATTCCATACAAATATCACTAAATCTGGGTCAAAATAACCCACTGTTTCAGGTGTAATGGGTGGTTTTTGTACTAATGGGTACTACTGAGTAAATTTTTGCCAGCACTGGGGCATTGCCAGGTTGACCTAATATTGGGTATCACCTTTGACCTGGGCCTGgtattttttgtgtgcttgAAAGGACAGGTCTTTGGGTCAGCATCATATATAGCGGTACAGGAATGAGTCTTAAAAAAAACtagaatttaattaaaatttttgcACACTCGGTTTCCTCACCTCataatcaatgtttttttttttaatggcttttaTGTTAGATGGCTGCCTGTGGTTAACACAGTCTTAAGAGACCTTCCTGTTTTATTCTACAGCAAGTACCATCCCGTATTTCACCCTTTATCAACTTAAGATGTGCAAAGATGCAGTTGTGCTAGGTGATTGTCTGAGAAAGATAACTCCAGGTGATTCACATAAGTCTTGTGATGTGTTTCTTCCTGTGTGATTGTTAAAGAAAAGACCAACGTGGCAAGTGGCTAACAGCGAAACCAAAACCACTGGAGACCCAAAAAGGTCAtggtaggattttttttttctctagttTTCTGTTAAGCAACACTTGC is part of the Epinephelus moara isolate mb chromosome 10, YSFRI_EMoa_1.0, whole genome shotgun sequence genome and harbors:
- the caiap gene encoding CARD- and ANK-domain containing inflammasome adapter protein is translated as MLNILKGFDAQAAASACINPYAVDVIRAKRRDLVYGISHTEDLLDLLVTEGVMTAAKRSIVLSIRTRKDQNSRVLDILEDRGERACRIFFHPCLMLAEPDLYQQIKTYVGGVNERVRDTRRQLIGYLLERDQQGMVVTHKTSTLLVTKGTKKSSREREDRGTVALLKPEKHKPEQSQSENLIHMIATDGELVLLQELLDDTDINTVNSANETLLHVAAENGHLPIIELLIRKGARLDLQDNEGHTALHRAARRGHTEIVAALIQAGAPIYAQDVDGKTPVHLAAENEHLNSVKVLVKEEAKQSVSHTQDMFLHTAAVEDNWRLAELLLQSGAAVNARNSHKKAALFYAVSRNNEKTVTVLLDAGAEADYDVINEAIKLKQESVLRLLLDNPRGAPSEDTLGSALFSAVKQNRDGVVTTLIDSGANVNMLDKQGYTPLLLSAELGHTEVLRVLVAKQAKLDATLSDLSSVLHLAVHSGSVPIVQTLLETGLEPNIAGPKAQTPLHLAAQCNRPELVDVLLRAGAQVNAVAQDGLTPLHVASQQGHADTVIPLLQGKADPGMKDRLGRTALHWAASSQGENCVVDLLLSAKANPNTTDNEKKTALHFAAMEGKVHAVTSLLSHKAKGGAKDMDGSTPLHYAAAGGHASAVSALLQLLNNKGIEERNAWRKTPLHGAAERGHDSVVVLLLETGAKINSTDQSKDTPLHCAARGGHQEAVKRLVNWGQAGLVGRQKTASLQATNNVGKTPLQVAESGDTPEHESIATLLKRKMFLIK